The DNA region CGGCGAGGCCCTCCTTGGTCGCCAAGCTGCCCTGAACCGCGGCCAGGGCCCTGGCCAGCGCCTCCGCCTGCCTGCGGTCAAAGCCCGCCTGTTCCAGATCGCGGGCGACGGCCAGCGTGTCGAATACGGCAGTTTCCGTCATGGTCGTCGTGTTTTCCATTGCAATGCCCTCCCTGGCGCTTCTGCTTCGTTCCATGCCATCGTGCACGGACGCCCGTGCACGGACGCCAAGGATATTCTGAACCCGGGCCGAAGCGCTTGTCAACGACGGGGACGGAACCGCAGCGCGAAGCTTCCAGGCCGCGCGTAGTACGCAATTTTGAGATTGACGCCATGAAAGACTATACTATTTTACAAGCACGGCTGCGGAGCTCCCTGTCGGGACTCCCGCCGAATACTACACCCGGACAACGGGCAGGATTGATCACCTGTCCGCGGGGAATAAGCGGGAACGCCAGCGTTACTTCGCGGTCGTGCTATGTCCCGGCACCTTGCCCAGTCGCTCGACTAGCAGCTTGCAATCTGCCGGGAAAGGCCAGGAAAGGCCCCGGAAAAGACTATTGCAAATGCACAATCCGCCGGCCCCGACGATTCGCGCCGCCCCCTCCCCGGGGCAGAGTTCCCCCGGCGTCGCGGACGAGCGCGCCTGCGCCGGGTCGAGAACGGTTGACCGCCTCTGCATCTAAGTGTGCCGCGCCTTGAACACCCTGGGCCGAACGCGAGTGCCGGCAGAGAGAATGGGGGCAGTCGGCTCGCATCCTTCGTCGCCGGGCGCAAACGCCTGGCCCGGTCGCCGCCCCGATTGTCCCCGGGAAGCGAATGCGCTAAAGTAGCCTCCGAACACAAGACCGAACACAAGGATGTGATCAATGTCGAAGACAAGGACTGTCACGGCCCCGCTTGCGCTCGCTTTGCTGGTCGCGGGCTGCGCGCATTTCGGGACGCATTCCGGGCCGGAGGAACCGGCCGCGGCGGCGCCCGCCGAGACGCGCGGCCACCTTCGGCCGCCGCAAGAGCCGGCAGGCGGCGCCCCCCGAGTCGTTGCGTCTCCTCCCCACCCCCCCGAGCCGCCGCCCGTCCCGGCGGAAGAACGCTACACGGTCGCGGTGCGCCAAGTGCCCGTGCGCGAGTTGCTGTTCTCGCTGGCGCGCGATGCCGGCCTCGAGCTCGACGTGCATCCTGAATTGCAGGGCGCGGTGACCCTGTACGCCGAGAGTCAACCCCTGCCTCGAATCCTGGAGCGCCTGGAGCGGCAAACGCCGTTGCGCCTGGAGCGCAGCCCCGGTTACTTGGCGGCATTCCCCGACACGCCCTTCTTCCGCATTTACCACATCGGATATCTCAACTTGGCGCGCAGCACCAACAGCCGGGTGCAGATAGCCACCCAGATCGCCACCACCGGCAGCGCCGCGAGCCCGGACGAGGGACTGGGGACGACAGGCGTCAACAATTCCACCACGGACGTCAGCGGCAGCGCAGAGCTGGATTTCTGGGCGACACTGGCCAGCAACCTGCGGGCGCTCCTGGGGGTCGCGACGGACGACGGCGCGGCGGCGGTGATTCCCAACGCCGCCGCCGGCGTGGTCGCGGTGCGCGCCACCGGAGCGCAGCACCGCACCGTGCGCCGCTTCCTGTCCGAAGTGCTGGAGAGCGCGCGCCGCCAGGTGCTGATCCGCGCCACGATCGTCGAGGTGGCCCTGAGCGACCGCTACCAGTCGGGGATCGAGTGGTCGTTCCTGGAACGCGGTTCCGGGGTGGAGCTGGAGTGGACCTCCCTGGGCGAGACGCCGGCGCAGACCGTGAGTTCGCTGGTGTTGCGCTACGAAGACGGGGACTCCAGCGGCAACGAGATCAGCGCCACGTTGCGGCTGCTGCAGGAGTTCGGCGACACCCGCGTGCTCTCCAGCCCCCAGTTGATGGCGCTCAACAACCAGACGGCGCTGCTCAAGGTCGTGGACAACATCGTCTATTTCACCGTAGAGCAGGAAACGACGCTGAGCGTACAGGGCAGCAGCGAAAGCGCCTCGCGCAGCGAAGTGCACTCCGTGCCGGTGGGGCTGGTAATGAGCGTCACCCCCTACGTGGATGCGGGGGGCGCCGTGATCCTCAGCGTGCGCCCGACCATCTCGCGGGTGAACCGATTCGTCAGCGATCCCAACCCGATCCTGCGGGAAAACGGCAGCCGCATCCCGGAAATCCAGGTGCGCGAGCTGGAGTCCCTGCTGCGGCTGGAGGACGGCGAGGTGGCGGTACTCGGCGGGTTGATCCAGGACGACCGGGGCAGCGACCAAAGGCAGGTGCCCGGACTGGCGAAACTGCCCTGGATCGGGCGCCTGTTCTCCAGCAGGGGCAGAAATTCGCGGCGCACGGAATTGGTCATCCTGCTGCGGCCCGCGGTGATCGAAGCGGGACGCGGGGCAGAGACGCCCCGGCCCGAGGCGAAACGGGGATGAACGGGCGGCTCCCCGACCCGCTATCGTCGCTGCCGCCGCCGGCAACGGACCACCCCGGGAGCGGGCCGGCGCCGCGCTGGCGTTTCGCCGTCGCGCCGCTGGCGGCCCTGCTGGCGCTGGCCGCCGTATTGGCCTTCGCCTCCCTGTATCTGCGCTACGCCCACGCCGTGCCGCGGCCCTCGCCGCCGGCGGCGCAGGCCACGGCGACGGCCGGCAGCGCGGATGCCGGCGGCGCCGTAATATGGCCGCAACAAGGACCGCGACGGGAAGCGGCGCCGCTGGCGCCCTCGCCGCCGCCCTCCGTGCCGCCGGCGCCCGGCAAGGCCGCGCAGACGCAACGGGCAACAGCGCCCTCCCCGCGGCGCGCATCCCGGCCGCTGCCGCGGCAAAACGGCGCGCCGCCGTCTTCAGGCGCCGACTGGCTGCGGGCCGGCTACCGGGCGTACCGGCAACAGGCGCTGGATGCCGCCGCCGCCGCGTATGGCAATGCCCTGAACAGCGTCCGGCCGGGCTCCCGGCAACAGCGGGAGGCGCTGCTGGGCGCGGCCGCCGTGGCCTGGCGAC from Gammaproteobacteria bacterium includes:
- the mshL gene encoding pilus (MSHA type) biogenesis protein MshL, which encodes MSKTRTVTAPLALALLVAGCAHFGTHSGPEEPAAAAPAETRGHLRPPQEPAGGAPRVVASPPHPPEPPPVPAEERYTVAVRQVPVRELLFSLARDAGLELDVHPELQGAVTLYAESQPLPRILERLERQTPLRLERSPGYLAAFPDTPFFRIYHIGYLNLARSTNSRVQIATQIATTGSAASPDEGLGTTGVNNSTTDVSGSAELDFWATLASNLRALLGVATDDGAAAVIPNAAAGVVAVRATGAQHRTVRRFLSEVLESARRQVLIRATIVEVALSDRYQSGIEWSFLERGSGVELEWTSLGETPAQTVSSLVLRYEDGDSSGNEISATLRLLQEFGDTRVLSSPQLMALNNQTALLKVVDNIVYFTVEQETTLSVQGSSESASRSEVHSVPVGLVMSVTPYVDAGGAVILSVRPTISRVNRFVSDPNPILRENGSRIPEIQVRELESLLRLEDGEVAVLGGLIQDDRGSDQRQVPGLAKLPWIGRLFSSRGRNSRRTELVILLRPAVIEAGRGAETPRPEAKRG
- a CDS encoding tetratricopeptide repeat protein; this translates as MNGRLPDPLSSLPPPATDHPGSGPAPRWRFAVAPLAALLALAAVLAFASLYLRYAHAVPRPSPPAAQATATAGSADAGGAVIWPQQGPRREAAPLAPSPPPSVPPAPGKAAQTQRATAPSPRRASRPLPRQNGAPPSSGADWLRAGYRAYRQQALDAAAAAYGNALNSVRPGSRQQREALLGAAAVAWRQGKAAEARRRYRQLLRRSPADPAALAGLAALRRDANGPASALSALETAAAAATRPAPLYFALGGLYAARGRWPEAARAYRKSCRAGPRPDCLFNLAVSLDRLRRRRESLNYYRQALAAARERPAVFAAGVARARIRRLQQEHETP